In Marinobacter salinisoli, the DNA window CCAGCACTTTGGAGAAGTTCATCAGGCTGTTGTCGTAATCCGACAGCTTGTACTGCGCCCAGCCGAGCAGGTAATAGGAGTTGTTCAGGAAGGTCGACTCCTGGCCCAGCGCCACCACCGCCTTGTAGGCTTTCTCGGCCTGTTCGTACTCCTCATGGCGGAAGTGGATATCCCCCTTACGGAAGTACACCTCAGCCAGCCGTCCGGAGTGCGGGTGATCCTCGATGAACTGCTCCAGTACCGTTTTCGCTTCCTGGTCCCGGCCATCGAGGTCGTAGGCCTTGGCCAGCTGATACATGGCTTCGGCGTTCTGCTTGGAATCCGGGTAGCGCTTGAGCAGATCGTTGTACGCGGCAATGGCGTCGGGGAAGTAACCGCTGTCGCCCGGCAACACGCCCAGCAACTGGTTGTAGTCGCCTTCGAGCATGTACACGCTGGCAATACGACGCTCGATCAGCTCGCGAAGCTTCTGGTCCTCAATGGTCTTCAGAAGATCGCGGTATTCCTCGCGCACGTCTTCGTGCATCACCCGCGGCAGCGGAATATCCGCCAGGGGCTCGTAATCCTTCTGCAACTTGCCGATGGTGGTGCTGTCGTTAAAACTGGCACAGCCACCGACTAAGAGACTCAGAAGAAGGACCTTAGATCGCATGGTCGTCACCCTCTTCCGGCTGTGCGGAAACCGCAGGGTCGGCGTCAACCTCGTCGGTTTCCGCCGGGCCATCCAGGTATTGCAGGGAGCGATCCAGAATCCGGACCTTGGCCAGCTGCGCTTCCACCTGATACTGCTTCAGTCGCTCTTCGTGAATATCGAGCTCGGTTCCGACCAGGTTCAGCATCACGTCTTCCAGGTGGGCAATCAGGCCATCGGTCTGAGTCATCTGCTCATCCACCTGCGACATCATCCGGCTCACCGCCAGGCTGAACTGGTCGCCCTCGGATACCGAGTGGGCGCTGCGCAGTGCGTCCAGCATCTGCTCGCCACGGGCAATGTCAAACGCCAGCTCTTCCATCTGCCACTGCAGCTTCTCACGGGCGGTCTCGGGCTGCCCCGTAACACGGCTGGCCAGGTTCTGATAGCTCTGGCGCGCCTCTTCCAGATAACGGGCAAGACGGTTCATGCCCTGACGATGGCTTTCGCCATCCAGGCTGCCGGCGCGGGCTGACAGAATCACCTCGAAGTCGTCACGCCGATCCTGCCAACGCTCCAGGTTGTTGCGGATGGCGTACAGATCGCGAAGGTCCTTGAGCACGGACTGGAACGCGTGATCGGACATCAGGTCCACCAGGAACGGCGACAGGTGGTTAACGGAGACCGATGGCGCGGCGCCAAACCAGTCGCTTTCACCCAGCACCTGATCCAGATTGCGAACGAACAGCTCAAGCACGTCCGCGCCCTTCAGGGAGGTCCGCGCTTTCTGCAGCCATTCGAGGGCATCACGGAATTTCTGGTCGGCGTCGATAAAGCCCTGGGCCGCGCGCCCGTTCAGTCCCATCTGTTCGTACACGTGGGGCTGCAGCAAAATGGCTTCCTGAACTTCCGGCAGGGCGATGGAGCGGTCAGTCAGCGCGTCCAGCGGACCGAGGGCGTTGCGGAACTCACCATCGTTGATGGCCATCCAGCTGGCACCCAGCAGGCCGCGATTGGAGTATGCGCCGCTGGTACTGATGCGGGACAACTGCATGCCCGCGTTGACGTGATCGTCGCGGCCGGCGTACAGGTAAGACAGCGCCATGCGCGCCCGATCCGACAGACGCCGCAGCTCTTCACTGCCGTCATTCAGTTCAATGACCTTTTCCAGCGCACCTATTGCCCGGCCGGATTCCTGCTGGCCACCGTAGGCAATCGCCAGATTGAAGTAAAAATAGGGTGCAAAGGGGCTGTCGTCATCAATGGTATCGGCCACCGACTCGCCCGCCGAGAAGTAACCCAGCTTCACGTTGACCAGTGCCGCCAGATACCGGTATTCATCATCCACCGCCGCCGGCATATCGCCCTGGATACGGCCAAGGTTGCGGGCCGCATCGCTCACGTCGCCACGGAGATACTGCATCTTGCCCAGGTAAAACCAGGCCCGGTTGCTGGTTTCTTCGTTCAGGTTTTCGCGGGCAACGCGGTTGAAGATGTCTTCGGCCTGAGCGTCCAGACCGTAGGACAGGCTGATCCCGCCCTTCAACAGCTCCGGATAGGTACCGTGATTGACGATACCACCATGGTCCTCAGCCCAGGCGTACTCCACCAGCGCCTCGAAGTAATTCTGCTGGTAGAACTCAAACAGGATGGCGCCGTATTTCAGATCCTGAACACTGGTGACCGGCGCGGCAACACTGGCCGGCAGGCACATCGCACCGATAGCGATCCCGGCAACGGCTTGCCTCAGTGACTGTTGGGCGGCGCGCACAAGCTTCATGACTTACCACTCCCGGATGGCGAATTCAGGCTGCTGACGGGCCTCGGAGTCGGCAATGCTCAACTCCACGTACTTCGGCCCCTGCCCCTTGGTGAACCGCAGACTGCTGCCGCGCTTGTATTCGCGACCGTTCGGCCCCTGGCCGATAAAAAACGCGGACAGCGTGTGCTCGCCGGCACTGACATTACCCAGATGCAGGCGATGCATGCCGCCTTTGGCCAGCGCGGCGCGTTCCTCTTCGCTGTACAGGTAGGACACGACGGTCTCGTTATTCAGCCGCAGCTCCACACCCTCAAGGCGGAAGAACTCACCCACATCCAGCGACAGGAAGACATGAAACCGGGTATTGGCCGGGAACAGCAGGTCTTCTTCGAGCACCCGGAGGTCTTTGTTCAGGGTCACCACGGACTGCTTCAGGTTCTGGATTTCGCGCGACAGCTCGTTCACCGCGCGCTGGGCACGCTCGCGACTCTCGCGAACCGACATGGGAGTCTCCAGAATCTGTTCCAGCGGCGCCGCCGGCTTTGCCGAATCCTCGCCGTTTCCGGCCGCGGCCTCCGTGGCAGCCGCCACCCCGCTCCACAGCACGCTCAGGGCCAGCATCAGGGATGCCACCACTTTGCCCGCCTTGAATGTTTCCAGCCTGTTTGCAGACCTCAGTTCTTGCACAGTCACCATCCTGCTCCCGTGGCAGCCCGCATCCGAGCGGCGCCCACCAATAACAATGAACAATCCAGGGATTAACGCTTGAAGTTGCCGACCCAGCTCGGGGGCTCTTGAGGCCCGTTTCATGGGTTGAGCGGTCGGTTTTCAGGAAATAGTTTCATTCGTCAAATTCTGTTAAATACGCTAGCACACGTTTTTGACATTAGAGAGGCATTTTTTGCGTCAATTTATTATTCTGTGATTGCCTTCCCGAAACGCATCTCCTTCTGTTGCCCAACGGAAGCCCGCTCGTCACAGTTCCGTACCAGATCTCGCTTTTGTGAGAAAAAACAGAAGTTTACAATTGTTAACATTTGATTACCTTCATCCCTGAAGCCAGCTTCAAACTTATGACCGCAATCACAGACACACCTAAAAAGCTGACGCCTATGCGCAGATTATCCCGACGTATTCTTGTCGGACTGATGCTGGCGGCGCCGCTTTCACCGACCGCTGCACAAACTGCGTTCGAAAACGACGCCGCCGTGCTGCAGGTGGTGGACCCGTTTATCGAACTGCACACGGCGCCCGGCCGCGGCTACCCCGTGTTTCACGTTATCGAGAAGGGCGAACAGGTAGAGCTGATCAAGCGCAAGACCAACTGGTACAAGGTCCGCTCTTCCGACGGCCAGGAAGGCTGGACCAAGGCCACCCAGCTGGGCCGGACACTGCAACCCACAGGGCTGCCGGCGGACCTGCCTGAAGTCAGTCATGGTGAATACCTGGAATCCAGCTGGCGGGTGGGCTTTACTGCCGGGCTGTTCGAGGAATCAACCAGCTTCAGCCTGACGGTGGGTTACCGGCCACTGACCTGGATCGGTGCGGAAGTGGAAGCCGGCAAGATCTACAACCGCTCGGTGACCAGCGATTACTACAGCGCCAACCTGATTTTCGAACCCATGCACCAGTGGGACGTCACCCCCTACCTGCTCACCGGCATCTCGAGATTTTCCTTTGATGCGCGGCAGAAGGTATTGCTCAGTGATCTGGGCGATGCCGACGGGGTCAACGTTGGCGGCGGCCTCAGCTACTACGTTGGCCGCAATTTCCTTATTCGTGCCGAATACCGGGTGTATTCGGTTTCTTCAAATTCAGAAAGCACAGGTTTAAGTGAATGGAAAATCGGTCTGAACACGTTTTTCTAAGTGCCAGTCTGACGGCCCGATCCGCGACCTCCGCCCTGCTCCTGGCGGGCGCGCTGACCCTGCCTCAACTGGCCAACGCCCAGGACAGCGACGACAGCACGAAACCAGCACCGGTTCAGGTTATCGCACCGGAAGTGGAGCCGCGGAGCATTCGGGAAGCGGATATTGACGCCGAGTTTTTCGAAATCGGTGCCTTTGCCGGCATGATGACCATCGACAACTTCAGCTCGGAACCGCTGGTGGGCGTGAGCGCCGCGTTCCACGCCACGGAAGACTTCTTCCTGCAGTTCAACTACGGCGTTACCGAAGCGGGGCTGACCTCGTTCGAGGAACTGAGCGGCGCCAACGTGCGCCTGCTGACGGATTCGGACCGCAAGTACAGCTACTACGACTTCCTGGTGGGCTACAACATCTTCCCGGGCGAGGTGTTCTTCAGCGATACGCTGACCTTCAACTCAGCGTTCTATCTGGTGGGCGGGGTTGGCAACACCGACTTCGGTGGCGAGAGCAATTTCACCACCACCCTCGGTACCGGGTTCCGGGTGGTTCTGCTCGACTGGCTGACCGTGCACGTGGACTTCCGGGATCACATGTTCAAGAGCGACCTGATTCGCGAGTCGCAACTGACACACAACATCGAACTGTCCTCCGGCTTCACCCTGTTCTTCTAACAGGGTGAGCCGGCCCCCGGCACGCCGTTAACTGCCAGCTTCCGAACGCTGGCGCAGATCTCCGAAGAACGCATCGGTGTCTTCCTGAATCTGCGCCAGCGCTTCATTCCACTCATCCTGATAGCGATTCAGGGTGTCTTCACTCAAACGCCCCAGACGTTCGCCGGTACGGGCCATGGCGCGACTCGCCTCGGCCAGGGAGTTAACGCTCGGGTCGTCGAGGGACTGACTGTTACCATCCAGATCGCGGGCCGCTTCCTCCAGCAGGATCTGGTCATCTGGCGACATCGACCGATCGTCTTCCAGCGCCTCGTTGATGGAGTCGACCAGGTCTTCCATCGCGTCCTGAAGGGTTTCACCGAAATCTTCCATGGCGTCCTCGGCGTCCTGCTCGAGCTCCCGGGTGTACGCTTCGAACTCGATGGCAAACTCATTCATGCTCGCCTCCAGATCGTCCGACGAAGACGCAAAGCGGGCCTCAAGTTTGTCCCTGAGCTTGCCAAGTTCGCCCATCAACTGTCCGAAGGGGGATGGATTCATGACCGCATCCCGGGTGCGCTCGTAATCCACCTGCCAGCCCTTTTGCCGGCGCACCAGATAAGTCACCAGTTCCTGCGGCTTGGCACTCGAGCCTTCCTGCGCCGGTAAGCGGGTCACGATGGTGGCTGCGGCGTCGTCGATCACCACCCGGCCGAACACCGGGGTCACATCGGTCCAGTCCCGACCGAAGCCATCGAAGCGATTCGCGTCTCTCAACGTGGACAGCTCTGTCAGGGCATCCCCGTCGTTCTCAGCCACCGACTGCCAGAACGCGCCGGCAACTTCCTGCGGGGTTTCCGGGCTGGAACAACCCGCCAGAACCAGCACCATTAAAGCCATAAAGAAACGGTTAAACACGGACAACATCCTCTCCCGAATATGCAAGTAAAACTGGTGAGATCATACAACGCCCGCCCGGGCATCGTCAGGTCGCCTGACACTTATTAATGTTGGGTACGGGCAGGCACATTGGGGACAGCCGGGCTCAGGACGGCCCGGCCTGTAACTCTTCGGACGGCAACCGGTCAGCTCCCCAGGTACGATAGACCCGGCCGACAACGCGCTGCAGTTCTTCATCGGTCACGTTGGCAGGCTCTCCACGCTCGAGGGGGTCGTAGTGGAAAATGTACAGGCGCGAGGTGAACTGCTCGAAGGGCAACGACGACTCACCGAAGTGTTCACCGTGGCCGGCCGTGCTCACCTCGACATCATTACCCCAGTGCTGGCCACTGTCGTTATTGGGGTTGAAGAAATACACCCGCATTTCGCCCTCAGGGTCGAGCGCCACCCGGAGTATGGTGATCGCGTGCCAGCCAACGAAACGGGCGGCCCGGTCGGTCACCGCAACACCAGCCGGCTGCGGATGCACCAGTGGCTGATTGCCGTTGTAGAACGGATGATAGCTGGCATAGAAATGCCGGATAAAGCCTTCCAGATCGTGCAGCTTTCCGGTCGCCACATCCACGTTGATAGCAAAGCCCCGGCCAGAAGCCCAGCCATGGAATTCGGGATTCACCCACTGATGGGGATCGCCCTGCCGATCCGCCACCATTCTGCCCATTTCGGCATAGATCCGGTCCAGATGGGGAACCACGATCAATGAAACGGGATCCAGATCCAGGGTCACTTCCGAGGCCACCCCGCCCTGGCTGCGAGCCGAGGAAACCGGGCGACCTTCGAAATGAATGATGACCTCGTTGTCGCGGGCCGCCCAGGCTACCATCTGCAACAGGTAATCCGGGTCATTGTAGGCCCACATGGACAGCGCCCGGGCAGACTGGCAGGTCGGGTTGTTCCCCTGCCCCACACCCAGAGGCTGCCCCAGCATGTTCAATACGCCCTGAAGCAGCCAGACACTGGGTGCGGGCTGGTAGCCAAAGGCCAGTTGCAGACGCTCCTTGGCAGGTTCGCACAGCGTCAGGTTGAGCTGACGCCATAATCCGGGTGCCACCGGTGGCTGATAGAGGATGCCCCGCTCCAGCATCAGGGCGAGCCCGTAAATGCCCTGGGCGGTTTCAGGGAAGATGCCGTCCCGGATCAGGGCGTGCACCAGTTCCTGATAGCAGATCAGGCAGTCCTTGCCGGTGCTGGAAAGCCCAAGTGCTTCCGGCAGTACCGAAGTCTGATGCTCAAGCGCGAAACGCAAAAAGGTTGCATGATAAGGCGACACCAGGCCGGTGTCGTGCATGGATCGGGCAAAGCCCGTGGCCTCGTTCTGCAAGGCCTGGGCATCCAGGGTGGCAAGCCGCTGTTCGTAGACAACGGTACCCGGATCTTCACTGCTGGCACGGGTCGGACCGTAGAGGCTGGAAATCAGCCGGTCGGCGCCTCGTCCGGCACCACCCAGGTCTACATTCGGATCCGCCCGACACAGGGCGATCTGGGTAATCATCCTGCGAACGTCTCCCACTTGAATGGGGCGCTGCTGCAGAATCCGCCAGATTTCTTCGATAAGGCTGTCCAGCACATGCTCGTAGCCAATGTGCTCCGCCAGATACCGGACAGCAGCCTGACTGATGTTGGCGAGCCGGCCCTGCTTGCGTTCGGCTTCGCCGACAAGGCCAAACAGCAGGCCAAGGTTGACCGCCAGCACCTGAGTCAGATGGTGGCGGGCCTGTTCGGACGTGACGGTAGGATGCAGGTAGCGGTCCCGGGCAATGGCCAGAAAACGCAGTTCGCTGATCACCTCGATCACCACCGTATCGGCATTCGGACTGGACAGCGACTGGGGCGTCAGCGAGGGCAACAGAATGTTGGGATTGGCCCAGTCCGTTCCCAGATACAGGCCGGCCTGCTCCAGACGCTCGGAGCGCTCTTCTATGATC includes these proteins:
- a CDS encoding tetratricopeptide repeat protein; this encodes MKLVRAAQQSLRQAVAGIAIGAMCLPASVAAPVTSVQDLKYGAILFEFYQQNYFEALVEYAWAEDHGGIVNHGTYPELLKGGISLSYGLDAQAEDIFNRVARENLNEETSNRAWFYLGKMQYLRGDVSDAARNLGRIQGDMPAAVDDEYRYLAALVNVKLGYFSAGESVADTIDDDSPFAPYFYFNLAIAYGGQQESGRAIGALEKVIELNDGSEELRRLSDRARMALSYLYAGRDDHVNAGMQLSRISTSGAYSNRGLLGASWMAINDGEFRNALGPLDALTDRSIALPEVQEAILLQPHVYEQMGLNGRAAQGFIDADQKFRDALEWLQKARTSLKGADVLELFVRNLDQVLGESDWFGAAPSVSVNHLSPFLVDLMSDHAFQSVLKDLRDLYAIRNNLERWQDRRDDFEVILSARAGSLDGESHRQGMNRLARYLEEARQSYQNLASRVTGQPETAREKLQWQMEELAFDIARGEQMLDALRSAHSVSEGDQFSLAVSRMMSQVDEQMTQTDGLIAHLEDVMLNLVGTELDIHEERLKQYQVEAQLAKVRILDRSLQYLDGPAETDEVDADPAVSAQPEEGDDHAI
- a CDS encoding SH3 domain-containing protein, whose product is MRRLSRRILVGLMLAAPLSPTAAQTAFENDAAVLQVVDPFIELHTAPGRGYPVFHVIEKGEQVELIKRKTNWYKVRSSDGQEGWTKATQLGRTLQPTGLPADLPEVSHGEYLESSWRVGFTAGLFEESTSFSLTVGYRPLTWIGAEVEAGKIYNRSVTSDYYSANLIFEPMHQWDVTPYLLTGISRFSFDARQKVLLSDLGDADGVNVGGGLSYYVGRNFLIRAEYRVYSVSSNSESTGLSEWKIGLNTFF
- a CDS encoding outer membrane beta-barrel domain-containing protein; its protein translation is MENRSEHVFLSASLTARSATSALLLAGALTLPQLANAQDSDDSTKPAPVQVIAPEVEPRSIREADIDAEFFEIGAFAGMMTIDNFSSEPLVGVSAAFHATEDFFLQFNYGVTEAGLTSFEELSGANVRLLTDSDRKYSYYDFLVGYNIFPGEVFFSDTLTFNSAFYLVGGVGNTDFGGESNFTTTLGTGFRVVLLDWLTVHVDFRDHMFKSDLIRESQLTHNIELSSGFTLFF